The following proteins come from a genomic window of Nitrospira sp.:
- a CDS encoding RNA binding methyltransferase FtsJ like, with protein MGTDRRRGRDRCDHVLTDQGLAQSRDAAVRMILAGKVKSNGTIVDKPSRVIPTDAVIEIIGENKPFVSRGGEKLAAALDTYSIVPRGMVCLDVGCSTGGFTDCLLQRGVARVYAVDVGYGQFDWRLRQDPRVVLIERTNIRYMAPSAIPEPVDLAAIDVSFISLTKVLPPVTQFLRSPAHVIALIKPQFEVGKGQVGRGGIVRDDAQRAEAAQRVVRFAAHMGLQTMKIIASPIKGKKGNQEILAIFEYNTPFHGM; from the coding sequence ATGGGTACGGACAGACGACGCGGTAGGGATCGTTGCGACCATGTGCTGACGGATCAGGGATTGGCACAGAGCCGAGATGCTGCCGTTCGGATGATTCTCGCGGGTAAAGTCAAGAGCAACGGGACGATCGTCGACAAGCCGTCCAGGGTGATTCCCACCGATGCAGTCATCGAGATCATTGGAGAAAACAAGCCGTTCGTCAGCCGTGGCGGAGAAAAACTGGCAGCCGCTTTGGACACCTATTCAATCGTACCTCGAGGAATGGTCTGTCTCGATGTCGGGTGCTCGACCGGGGGGTTCACCGACTGTTTGCTCCAAAGAGGCGTTGCGAGGGTCTACGCGGTTGACGTGGGATATGGTCAGTTCGATTGGCGGCTTCGGCAAGACCCACGCGTCGTGTTGATCGAACGGACCAATATCCGCTATATGGCTCCTTCTGCCATTCCGGAGCCGGTCGATTTGGCCGCCATCGATGTCTCATTTATCTCATTGACAAAGGTGCTTCCTCCCGTCACGCAATTTCTTCGTTCTCCAGCCCATGTCATCGCCTTGATCAAACCACAGTTTGAAGTGGGAAAGGGGCAAGTGGGCCGGGGGGGCATCGTGCGAGACGACGCACAGCGAGCGGAGGCGGCTCAGAGAGTTGTACGGTTCGCGGCACACATGGGGCTGCAGACAATGAAGATTATCGCATCACCAATCAAAGGGAAAAAAGGCAATCAGGAAATATTAGCAATCTTTGAGTACAACACCCCGTTTCATGGTATGTAA
- a CDS encoding Exodeoxyribonuclease VII small subunit, translating into MLADGRPRLRREASESVSAPVSSWARRNLSHPPRAALAALTRWYVEPLGDARTPLADFFSILLKEIVVAGVKFEQAMARLEAIVGELEKGDLPLDESLKIFEEGIRLSKNCLRVLEEAERKVEVLVQDKNGKKQLRAFTSDDIDVPESAEDS; encoded by the coding sequence ATGCTTGCGGACGGGCGCCCTCGGCTTCGCCGCGAGGCGAGCGAGTCGGTGAGCGCCCCAGTGTCTTCTTGGGCAAGGCGTAACCTTTCTCACCCACCCCGAGCTGCTTTAGCAGCTCTAACCCGGTGGTACGTTGAGCCGCTGGGCGATGCGAGAACGCCGCTGGCGGACTTTTTCAGCATCCTGTTAAAGGAGATTGTTGTGGCAGGCGTCAAGTTTGAACAGGCGATGGCTCGACTAGAAGCCATCGTGGGTGAATTAGAGAAGGGAGATCTGCCGCTCGATGAATCGCTGAAGATTTTTGAGGAGGGTATCCGGCTGTCTAAGAACTGCCTACGAGTATTGGAAGAGGCCGAACGGAAAGTGGAAGTTCTGGTTCAGGACAAGAATGGAAAGAAACAGTTACGCGCCTTCACGTCCGATGACATTGATGTACCGGAATCCGCTGAAGACTCATAA
- a CDS encoding UDP-glucose 4-epimerase — MKVLVTGGAGFIGSHVVDRLVEEGHQVVVVDNLATGKRKNVNRAASLYKTDITSWRLERVFRNERPNIVLHLAAQISVRRSVEDPVFDAQVNVLGTMNVLQQAVRYGCRKVVFSSSGGAIYGEQETFPAAESHVTNPLSPYGISKLCGEHYLSYFQRTSGIPVVSLRYANVYGPRQDPEGEAGVVAIFIQKMLNNEQPIINGNGRQTRDFVFVDDVAEANLAAMGQNAHGVYNVGTGTETSINELFRMLAGLTASGAKEVHGPAKAGEQIRSVVDPSRIKQDLGWEVKADLAEGLKQTVEFFQGKSR; from the coding sequence ATGAAAGTACTCGTGACGGGCGGCGCAGGATTTATCGGATCTCATGTGGTGGACCGACTCGTTGAAGAGGGGCATCAAGTTGTCGTCGTCGACAATCTGGCCACTGGAAAACGGAAGAACGTCAACCGTGCGGCGAGCCTTTACAAAACCGACATTACCAGCTGGCGTCTCGAACGGGTCTTTCGCAATGAACGGCCCAACATTGTCCTCCACCTGGCGGCTCAGATCAGTGTCCGTCGTTCGGTAGAGGATCCGGTGTTCGATGCGCAGGTCAATGTCTTGGGAACCATGAACGTGTTGCAACAGGCTGTTCGGTATGGTTGCCGAAAGGTCGTATTCTCCTCATCCGGTGGGGCAATCTACGGTGAACAGGAAACATTTCCGGCCGCCGAATCTCACGTCACTAACCCACTTTCACCCTATGGCATCAGTAAACTGTGCGGTGAACATTACTTGTCCTACTTCCAACGGACAAGCGGGATTCCGGTAGTCAGCCTACGGTACGCCAACGTGTACGGACCGAGACAGGATCCGGAGGGAGAAGCAGGGGTCGTCGCCATTTTCATCCAAAAGATGTTGAACAACGAGCAGCCCATTATTAACGGAAACGGCCGCCAAACGCGTGACTTCGTATTCGTCGACGACGTGGCGGAAGCTAATCTAGCCGCCATGGGGCAGAATGCGCACGGAGTGTACAACGTCGGAACAGGTACCGAGACATCCATCAATGAGTTGTTCCGGATGCTTGCCGGTCTAACCGCTTCGGGCGCCAAGGAAGTTCATGGCCCGGCCAAGGCCGGCGAGCAGATTCGCAGTGTGGTAGACCCATCCAGAATCAAACAAGACCTTGGATGGGAGGTCAAGGCGGACCTTGCTGAAGGACTGAAGCAGACAGTGGAATTCTTCCAAGGGAAAAGCCGATAA
- a CDS encoding Exodeoxyribonuclease VII large subunit, whose product MVRVSLETNFAEVWLEGEISNLRAPVSGHLYCTLKDQASQIRAVIFRSTAVRLRFGLEEGLYVVVRGRLSVYEPRGEYQVILDHLEPKGRGALQLAFEQLKRRLEAEGLFDRESKRSLPAFPRTVGIVTSPTGAAVRDLITVLHRRCPILNIIIAPVQVQGPGSAEQIAAAIQALNRLGVVDVMIIGRGGGSLEDLWSFNEEAVVRAIAASQVPIVSAVGHETDVTLADFAADVRAPTPSAAAEMVAPVLTEAAERLGMLTARCRQAMTSRCMELHQRRDLLLAHMGSIRFRVLKEAQRVDDAVTGMREAVRARLKQAIVNAQTWTQALISRGPVFQVRRDLVIVPQLRSRLVAAMNHGLKRKAERTHAYLGRFNGLSPLAILDRGYGILETMSGRRIIRDAGQVSVGEEILARLARGQIRCTVEEVRLDQSVSKPAETSL is encoded by the coding sequence ATGGTTCGGGTTTCACTCGAAACCAACTTTGCCGAAGTATGGCTTGAAGGGGAGATTTCGAACCTGCGCGCACCAGTGTCCGGGCATCTCTACTGTACACTCAAGGACCAGGCGAGCCAAATCAGGGCGGTGATCTTCCGTTCGACAGCCGTTCGTTTACGATTCGGCCTGGAGGAGGGGCTGTATGTCGTCGTGCGAGGGCGACTCTCTGTGTATGAGCCGCGTGGAGAATACCAGGTCATTCTCGACCATCTTGAACCTAAAGGGCGGGGTGCCCTTCAGTTGGCGTTTGAGCAATTGAAGCGTCGTCTGGAGGCCGAAGGGCTTTTCGACAGGGAGAGCAAACGATCATTACCGGCGTTTCCCAGGACCGTTGGAATCGTGACCTCGCCGACCGGAGCGGCGGTTCGTGATTTGATCACCGTGTTGCACCGTCGCTGTCCCATCTTGAATATCATCATCGCGCCTGTACAGGTGCAAGGGCCTGGATCGGCTGAACAGATCGCAGCCGCCATTCAGGCATTGAACAGGCTGGGCGTCGTTGATGTCATGATCATTGGACGGGGAGGCGGATCGTTGGAAGATCTGTGGAGCTTCAACGAAGAAGCCGTCGTACGAGCCATCGCCGCGTCGCAGGTTCCCATCGTATCGGCCGTTGGACATGAGACAGACGTAACCCTGGCCGACTTTGCGGCAGACGTACGGGCTCCCACACCATCGGCTGCCGCGGAAATGGTTGCCCCCGTGTTGACAGAGGCGGCTGAGCGGCTGGGTATGCTTACCGCCCGCTGCCGGCAAGCTATGACCTCGCGATGTATGGAACTGCATCAGCGGCGCGATCTTCTGCTTGCCCATATGGGAAGCATCCGGTTTAGGGTTCTCAAAGAAGCTCAGCGAGTGGATGACGCCGTGACAGGCATGCGAGAAGCCGTCCGCGCACGGCTGAAACAAGCAATCGTGAATGCGCAAACATGGACGCAGGCACTGATATCGAGGGGTCCGGTGTTTCAGGTGCGTCGCGATCTGGTGATCGTCCCCCAGTTGCGGTCGCGTCTGGTCGCGGCCATGAACCATGGTCTCAAACGAAAGGCAGAGCGTACCCATGCCTATCTCGGCCGATTCAACGGGCTGAGCCCGCTCGCCATTCTGGATCGGGGTTATGGGATTCTCGAGACGATGTCTGGGCGCCGGATCATTCGGGATGCTGGACAGGTCTCAGTCGGTGAAGAGATTCTGGCGCGTCTTGCCAGGGGTCAGATCCGATGTACCGTGGAGGAAGTCAGGTTGGATCAGTCGGTTTCAAAGCCGGCTGAGACTTCGTTATAA